A region of the Nitrospirota bacterium genome:
GGCAGTCGGAGTAATGAGTTTTCTTACCTCTCCTCCGCATGAGGTGCATTTTGAAAGGGGAAGGTCGGTTATCTTCTGCATAACCTCTGTATGCTCACCGCATTTTGTGCATTCATATTCGTATATTGGCATAATAAACCTCCTGCATAAAAATACCTTCTATATATACCATAAAGCCGCAATCCTTGACAAGGTCATTAGCCTATGTTATCTATGAAACATGTGGGAATACACAGAGAAATTAAAAGAGCTTTTCCTCAATCCAAAGAATGTGGGAGAAATCGAAAACCCTGACGCTGTCGGAGAGGTTGGTAATATTGTCTGTGGCGATGCCCTTAAACTCACTCTGAAAATTGACAAAGAGACAGGGAAGATACTTGATGCCAAGTTTCAGACCTTTGGATGTGCAAGCGCTATAGCCTCCTCGTCTGCCCTTACTGAACTTATTAAAGGAAAGACCATCGATGAGGCAATCAAGATTAAAAATCAGGATATTGCCGAATACCTCGGCGGCCTGCCACCTGAAAAGATGCACTGCTCTGTAATGGGGAGGGAGGCGCTTGAGGTAGCCATTGCTGATTATAAAGGGATTAAGATCGAAGAACTTATCGGCGGCAAGGTTATTTGCAAGTGTTTTGATGTTACGGATGAGAAGATAAAGAAGGTAATAAGAGAAAATAGATTAACAACAGTTGAACAGGTTACCAATTACACCAAGGCAGGGGGAGGGTGCGGTTCATGTATACCTGATATCGAAAATATCCTTAAAGAGGTATGGGCTGAGAGGATTATAGAGGAGGCAATAAGGCCAAAGGAGAGGCTTACAAATATCAAAAAGATTGCATTGATACAGGAAATCCTTGAGAGAGAGATAAGGCCCAGGCTTCAGGCAGACGGAGGAGATGTGGAGCTCATAGATGTTGATGGCAATCGGGTGATTGTAGCTTTGAGGGGCATGTGCACAGAATGTGTAATGGCAAATGTCACAGTAAAGAACATAGAGAAAAAGCTTAAAGAGCTGGTTACAGAGGATCTCATGGTGGTTTCCGAAGGTGGACAGGGATGAGAGTTATTTACCTCGACAACAATGCATCTACAAGGGTAGCTGATGAGGTCGTGGAGGCAATGCTTCCATACTTTAGCAATCTTTATGGTAATCCATCGAGTATGCATGTATTTGGCGGCCAGCTCCATAAGAGGGTCGAGGATGCGAGGGCTGAGGTAGCAAGGCTCATTGGTGCAGAGTTAGAGGAAATAGTATTTACAGGCTGTGGCACAGAAAGCGACAACACAGCTATCATGAGTGCCCTCGAGTCTTATCCACGGAAAAGACATATTGTTACCACAAGGGTTGAGCATCCTGCAGTTTTAAATTTTTGCAAGGCCATGGCAAGGAAAGGCTACAGAGTAACATTTCTGCCTGTTGATAAGCTCGGCAGACTGGACCTTAAAGAGTTAGATGCTGCAGTAACCGAAGATACCGCTATTGTATCTATAATGTATGCAAATAATGAGACCGGAGTGATTTTTCCAATGGAGGAGATTGCAAGAATTGTGAAATCAAAAGGGGTACTTCTTCATACAGATGCTGTTCAGGCTGTAGGGAAGATTCCCGTGGATGTCAGGAAACTCCCAGTTGACATGCTGTCGCTTTCAGGGCACAAAATACATGCACCAAAAGGTATCGGAGCACTTTTTATAAGAAGAGGGATAAGGTTCTCTCCTTTTATAATTGGAGGCCATCAGGAGAAAGGAAGACGGGGAGGTACAGAGAATGTCCCATCAATAATAGGCATTGGTGTGGCATGTGAGCTTGCAGCCAAACACATGAATGATGAAAACAGCAGGGTAAAGGCATTGAGGGATAGACTTGAGGAAGGGCTTTTAGCGTGCTGTCCGAACGCAATGGTCAATGGTGATAGTGAGCACAGACTGCCAAATACAACCAACATGAGTTTCGAGTATGTAGAGGGAGAGGCAATTCTTTTAAGGCTTGACAGTTACGGTATATGTGCCTCTTCTGGCTCTGCATGCACCTCTGGCTCACTTGAGCCATCGCACGTCCTGCGGGCCATGGGCATACCTTTTACAGCAATACACGGCTCTGTGAGATTGTCCCTTAGCCGCTATAATACAGATGAAGATGTTGACCTGGTGCTTAAAAAGATGCCTGAGGTGATAAAGGAGCTGAGACATCTCAGCCCTTTTGGCAGAGAGGAGATGGCCCGAAAGACAGGAAAGCTAAGAACTAACTAAACCCCGCCGATGGCGGGGTCAGATATCCTGCCTGAGCAATTTTAGTCTGTTATATTCTTTAAGGTTTTTTATCATATCTTCCATTGAAATGACGCCGAGTTTTACCAGAGCCTCTCCGAAAAAAAGGTAATGGTCTCCCTGTTCTTTTAGAAGTTCTTCTACCTGACTGCGCGTTAAATAATTATCCCTGATGGCAATTTCGCCAAACTTTTCATGAGACTCTTCCTGGAGGATCAGAATTTTCTCGACGTCCTCGTTGCTGAGCCAACCCTTATCACTGGCGAGTTCACCTATCCTGCGGTTATTTCTCTTTTGTAGCACCCTGGCTTTAAAAATATCTACATGGCTGATCAGACCCTTGCTTAAAAGGTATTGGCCAAAAAGTTCTGTCATCTCCCCATTCTTTCAGATACAGTAAAAAGTCAAAACTAAATTGACTTAATGAATTGTATCATCGTTCTTCTTTAAGTCAATAGGCAGGAGTATATTTTTAAAGGTTCATCTCAAGGGGTCAAGTAAAAGCAAAATCAAAAATCAAATATCAAAATTATGGAAGATTTAATATTGTTTATTCCTTTCGCCTCAGCGAATCTTCGATAATCTTGCAGTTTTGATTTATTTTGCAGGCAGGGTTATCCTGAAGGTAGTCCCCTGGCCTTCCTTGTCAGAGACTCGTTCCGAGCTTTCAACTTCAATGCTTCCACCATGTGAGACTATAATCTTCTGAACCAGGGCAAGGCCAAGTCCTGTGCCATCTTCCTTGGTGGTATAAAATGGCAGAAAAATCTTCTTCCTGACTTCTTCTGGAATACCGGGGCCTGTGTCCCTGGTACTTATCTCTACTTTTCCTTCAACAGAAGTGATTTTTATATCAAGCCCTCCTCCATCTGGCATTGCCTCGGCTGCATTCTTTAGAATATTTGTCAGTGCCTGTCTCAGGAGAACCTCATCACCCCTGATTGTAATCGAAGGGCTGGCTCCACTTATACGCAGTTTGATAGCAGGGTTGCCTCCTACAGTGGAGAATGCTGCATCTTCAATTAAATCCTTCAGGTTTATCGCGGTTATATTCAGTTCTGTTGGTCGGGCAAAGGCAAGCAGCTCCATGATAATCTTATCCATGCCATCAATCTCTCTTAAGATTTCATTAACAATTGTTTTCTGAGAAGGGTCGCTCCGTTTAGAGAGAAGTTTGGCGTATCCTGCTATAACACCCATTGGATTCCTCAGCTCATGGGCAATTCCAGCAGACATCTCTCCGAGCTGCGAGAGTCTCTCCTTAAGCTCTACCTGCGCCTGCAGAGATTTCATTTCGGTGAGGTCTGTGAATATAAGTATCCGGCCGATGACTTCCTGTTTTGCGTTCTTCAGGGGAGATGTTGTTATCCCCAGATAGATGTGCCTTCCATTTTTTGTGATATATGGATATTCACCTCGTGCAATGTGGGCACCGCTTTTTATAAGGCCGGTTATTGGCTCATTAAATATCTCCTCGTAATCTTTTCCAATTGCCTCCTCTGCCTTTATTGCAAGGATTTTCTCGGCTGAAAAATTTATGCTTTTTATCTTGAAAGAATTATCAAGGCTGACGACACCGCTCGGCACACTCTGAAGTATGTTCTCGTTGTAACTCTCCATGCTTAATGCCCTTTCCTCTGCAATGGTTCTGAGTCTGTCGAGTTCTTTTTCTTTTTCTTTGAGTTTTCCTACGAGCTCATGGAATGTATCAACCACAAAGCTAACATCCGAGGCTTCCTTTAAGGCATTTATATCCTTTAGTGCCTTCCTCCTGGCCCTGAGGACGAAATGAAGTATATAAAGCAGTAGCAGTATCCCTATAAGGACGAAGATTGATATGCCAATGATGTTAGTTATCTGGTTTGGTGTATTCAATTTTTAATCTTCTTTACCGCGCATATATCGCCCTGTACAAATCAAGGATCTCCTGGCCAAAAAAGAGGCTCAGGATTGCACCAAATGCAAGGAAAGGGCCAAATGGTATCTTGCTTTTCCTGCCCTTTCCCTTAAAAATCATGAGAAAGATTCCTACGATGGCTCCGGTGAGGCTTCCGAAAAAGGTTGTGGAAAGGGCGCCTTTCCAGCCCAGGAGCCCGCCAACCATCGCCATCATCTTTATATCGCCTCCGCCCATTCCGCCCCTGCTCAGCAGGGCTACAAGATAAAAAAGGCCGCCGCCGAGGAGAAACCCTATCAAGGATGATTTGAACCCTAAGAAGGCAAATCTTAAAAATGGGTCAGGAAGGATTGTGGAGCCAAAGAGCAATGCAAGCGGAATTCCAGGAAGCGTTATTCGGTCAGGGATTATTTGATGCTCGAGGTCCACAAAGATAATAATTATCAATGAAGAGACAAAACATGAATAGACAAGCAATGAAGGCCACGAGAAAAACATTGATGTGAATGGATTAAATTTCCACAGTGTGGCAACATAGCCTGAAGCATTGAGGAGCTCCACAAGCGGATACTTAAAAGGTATTTTTGCTTTGCATGCCCTGCATTTTCCTCGCAGGATTAAATAACTTATTATCGGGATGTTATCGTAAAACCTTATCGGCTTTCCACAGGATGGGCAGTGGGATGAAGGCCTGATTATAGACAACCCTCTGGGGATACGGTATATGCATACATTAAGAAAAGAGCCTATAATTGCCCCTATTATGAAGATCAGAATATAGTCAACAATCATAGCACTTCTTAAATATTTGGCTTACCAAGTTCACGCGACTTGCTTTTGCAATCCTCTATTTCCTGTCTCAATCTTATAATCTCATCAAGACTCTGAAGTATGATAGGGTCTTTTAACTCGACCTTCTCACCTTTTTCCCTTAAATCAAAAACTCTCTTGCCTACATCTCTGTACAACTCATCCATCTTTTTTTCAAGTTTGTTACTCTCATAAAGGAGCCTTGCCATTGATGTCTCAGCCTTTGTCCTTTCGGCTAAAAAGGCGGCGAACCACTTAAGGCTATCAAGCCCTTCTTTAAAATTTTTTCTTATCTTTTCCCACATATACCCTCCTCAGCTCTTTACTAAGTCTAACCTGTCAGTCCCGAAGCCTCGGGATTTTTCTAAAGCCTCTTTTAAGAGGGGATAATTCGTCAGGTTATGCTTTTCTTCAACGAAGGCAAATGCCTCCCGCCTTGCCTGTTCAAGAACTTTTATATCTCTCAGGATATTGGCGACTCTTAAATCAGGCATCCCGGATTGTTTTGTGCCAAAAAACTCACCAGGCCCTCTTATTGATAGGTCTTCCTCTGCTAATTTGAAACCATCGGATGTGGCCTCCATGATTTTAAGCCTCCTTCTGGCATCCTCTCCAAAAGGCGGATAAGCCATGAGAAGACAGTAAGATTCGTAAGGTCCTCTTCCCACCCGCCCTCTTAACTGGTGAAGCTGGGAAAGGCCAAACCTCTCTGCATGAACTATGAGCATAAGAGAGGCATTGGACACATCAACACCCACCTCTATTACTGTTGTTGAGACAAGGATATCGATCCGCCCTGATTTAAAAGATGCCATAATCTCTTCTCTCTCTTCCCGCTTCAGCCTTCCATGAATTAGTCCTACCCGGAACCTGTTAAATATTTTTTTGAAAGCCTCTGCGCCATCCACCGCGCATTTGAGGTCAAGTTTTTCAGAGCCCTCAATTAGCGGATAAACTATATATATCTGTCTTCCCCTTGAAAGCTCTTGCCTCATTATCTCATATATCTTTTCTTTCTGTCCCTGGAAAAAGACCTTTGTCCTGACAGGCATTCTGCCGGCTGGCAGCTCATCAATTATAGAGATATCGAGGTCTCCATAAAGGGTCAGTGCCAGAGTCCTTGGAATGGGGGTTGCAGTCATGACAATGATATCAGGGCTAAACCCTTTTTTACGCAGTCCTGCCCTTTGCATCACACCAAATCTGTGCTGCTCATCAATTATAGCGAGCCCTAAATTTTTAAAACTTATACCCTCCTGAATAAGGGCATGTGTCCCGATAACAATATTTATTTTGCCTGTGGATATATCATCAATTGGTTTTATCCTGCTGCTTCCTGTTAGCAGGGCAATGCTACAGCCGAGGTCTTCAATCATCTTATGGATGTTAATATAGTGTTGTTCTGCAAGTATCTCGGTGGGAGCCATCAGGGCTGCCTGATAGCCGCTGTCTACGGCCAGAAGCATGGACATGAGGGCGATTACTGTCTTGCCGCAGCCCACATCGCCCTGTATAAGCCTGTTCATCGGTATCGGCCTTATCATATCGGCCTTTAATTCTTCAAAAACCCTTTCCTGCGCTTTGGTGAGTTTGAAGGGAAGTTTTTCGAGAAACCGATTAATGAGAGTGCTGGTACCTTTAAAGGCTATGCCCTTTTCAACAATTCTACCATTTTTTTCAAAGGCAAGGCCGAGCTCAAACAGAAAGAACTCATCAAAGATAAGTCGCATATGTGCAGGGCTTACTCCACGGTTCAATGCATCCATGTCCTGAAATCTCTCAGGGAAATGTGTTTCGAGGATAGCCTCTCTAAGGGTTATTAGATTATTTCTGTTGCGTATTTCTTCAGGAAGGAAATCCTCTATATAGTTTAGGTAGTTATTTGTTATATCAAACATCAAGGTTCTGATCTGCCTGGTAGTAAATCCCTCTGTGGCGCGGTAAATAGGAACTATCCTGGATGTATGTATATATCTGTCGTCTCCGCCCACCACACCTGTAGTAGGTTTTTCCAGGGCCTCGAAATTAGGGTTTTCCATTTCGAACCCAATACCTGAGTAAGGGTTGCCTTTGACAACACCGCTCAGGATTAATTTCTGGCCGATTTTGAAATATCTCTTCATGAATGGCTGGTTAAACCACTTGCCTTTGAGCACGCCTGTGCCATCTGAGAGGGTAAGCTCTAAAATCTTTAATCCTTTCCGCGGCGTTGTAATGATTTCTACATCAACTACCTCTCCAGCAACTGTCTCAAGGGCACCGTAATTAAGGTGGCAGATTTTTTTTAAATTCTTTCTATCTTCGTATCTCCATGGAAGGCAATACAGGGCGTCGCCGAGAGTTCTTATACCGAGGCGTTCGAGGAGCAGTGCCTTTTTGGGCCCGACTCCTTTTATGTATTGAATAGGGGTTTCTTCTGAGATTTGAGGTTTGAAGTTTGATTTTTTTTGTTTATTGATAGTTTCAGGATTGTTCATCTTTGGAGGCCTGTTCTTCTTTGCGCTGCTCTCTTTTCAGAGATTCCTCCAGATGCTTCTCTGTCTCTTCTATTTTTATCTTATCATACTCAGAATCGCTGATAATATCTATGTCCCAGCCGGTAAGTTTCATGGCCAGCCTGACATTTTGCCCCTTCTTGCCTATGGCAAGAGAGAGCTGCTGGTCATTGACCACAACAAGGGCAGATTTTTCTTCTTCATTAATCC
Encoded here:
- the nifU gene encoding Fe-S cluster assembly protein NifU, which translates into the protein MWEYTEKLKELFLNPKNVGEIENPDAVGEVGNIVCGDALKLTLKIDKETGKILDAKFQTFGCASAIASSSALTELIKGKTIDEAIKIKNQDIAEYLGGLPPEKMHCSVMGREALEVAIADYKGIKIEELIGGKVICKCFDVTDEKIKKVIRENRLTTVEQVTNYTKAGGGCGSCIPDIENILKEVWAERIIEEAIRPKERLTNIKKIALIQEILEREIRPRLQADGGDVELIDVDGNRVIVALRGMCTECVMANVTVKNIEKKLKELVTEDLMVVSEGGQG
- the nifS gene encoding cysteine desulfurase NifS; protein product: MRVIYLDNNASTRVADEVVEAMLPYFSNLYGNPSSMHVFGGQLHKRVEDARAEVARLIGAELEEIVFTGCGTESDNTAIMSALESYPRKRHIVTTRVEHPAVLNFCKAMARKGYRVTFLPVDKLGRLDLKELDAAVTEDTAIVSIMYANNETGVIFPMEEIARIVKSKGVLLHTDAVQAVGKIPVDVRKLPVDMLSLSGHKIHAPKGIGALFIRRGIRFSPFIIGGHQEKGRRGGTENVPSIIGIGVACELAAKHMNDENSRVKALRDRLEEGLLACCPNAMVNGDSEHRLPNTTNMSFEYVEGEAILLRLDSYGICASSGSACTSGSLEPSHVLRAMGIPFTAIHGSVRLSLSRYNTDEDVDLVLKKMPEVIKELRHLSPFGREEMARKTGKLRTN
- a CDS encoding PAS domain-containing protein translates to MNTPNQITNIIGISIFVLIGILLLLYILHFVLRARRKALKDINALKEASDVSFVVDTFHELVGKLKEKEKELDRLRTIAEERALSMESYNENILQSVPSGVVSLDNSFKIKSINFSAEKILAIKAEEAIGKDYEEIFNEPITGLIKSGAHIARGEYPYITKNGRHIYLGITTSPLKNAKQEVIGRILIFTDLTEMKSLQAQVELKERLSQLGEMSAGIAHELRNPMGVIAGYAKLLSKRSDPSQKTIVNEILREIDGMDKIIMELLAFARPTELNITAINLKDLIEDAAFSTVGGNPAIKLRISGASPSITIRGDEVLLRQALTNILKNAAEAMPDGGGLDIKITSVEGKVEISTRDTGPGIPEEVRKKIFLPFYTTKEDGTGLGLALVQKIIVSHGGSIEVESSERVSDKEGQGTTFRITLPAK
- a CDS encoding prepilin peptidase, which gives rise to MIVDYILIFIIGAIIGSFLNVCIYRIPRGLSIIRPSSHCPSCGKPIRFYDNIPIISYLILRGKCRACKAKIPFKYPLVELLNASGYVATLWKFNPFTSMFFSWPSLLVYSCFVSSLIIIIFVDLEHQIIPDRITLPGIPLALLFGSTILPDPFLRFAFLGFKSSLIGFLLGGGLFYLVALLSRGGMGGGDIKMMAMVGGLLGWKGALSTTFFGSLTGAIVGIFLMIFKGKGRKSKIPFGPFLAFGAILSLFFGQEILDLYRAIYAR
- the recG gene encoding ATP-dependent DNA helicase RecG, producing MNNPETINKQKKSNFKPQISEETPIQYIKGVGPKKALLLERLGIRTLGDALYCLPWRYEDRKNLKKICHLNYGALETVAGEVVDVEIITTPRKGLKILELTLSDGTGVLKGKWFNQPFMKRYFKIGQKLILSGVVKGNPYSGIGFEMENPNFEALEKPTTGVVGGDDRYIHTSRIVPIYRATEGFTTRQIRTLMFDITNNYLNYIEDFLPEEIRNRNNLITLREAILETHFPERFQDMDALNRGVSPAHMRLIFDEFFLFELGLAFEKNGRIVEKGIAFKGTSTLINRFLEKLPFKLTKAQERVFEELKADMIRPIPMNRLIQGDVGCGKTVIALMSMLLAVDSGYQAALMAPTEILAEQHYINIHKMIEDLGCSIALLTGSSRIKPIDDISTGKINIVIGTHALIQEGISFKNLGLAIIDEQHRFGVMQRAGLRKKGFSPDIIVMTATPIPRTLALTLYGDLDISIIDELPAGRMPVRTKVFFQGQKEKIYEIMRQELSRGRQIYIVYPLIEGSEKLDLKCAVDGAEAFKKIFNRFRVGLIHGRLKREEREEIMASFKSGRIDILVSTTVIEVGVDVSNASLMLIVHAERFGLSQLHQLRGRVGRGPYESYCLLMAYPPFGEDARRRLKIMEATSDGFKLAEEDLSIRGPGEFFGTKQSGMPDLRVANILRDIKVLEQARREAFAFVEEKHNLTNYPLLKEALEKSRGFGTDRLDLVKS